The Nitrospiraceae bacterium genome includes a window with the following:
- a CDS encoding SDR family oxidoreductase codes for MTERSTTSAMQSRPTALVTGASGGIGRAVCVAFAREGWWVGSHYGERHDEALLTLEALRRAGGEGALYQADIRRRDHVDAMVQALLRERPTLSAAVCNAGTTGSHLVLRHPEQEWTRIIETNLTGTFHCLQAIAGAMGPQGGGSILVVGSFAASQGAAGQAAYAASKAGLIGLVRSAAREWADQKIRINLVYPGWKATRLAGKAMPHEGAFSDHLLGRPSDLDEVAQAICSLAQLTGTSGQIWNLDSRIV; via the coding sequence ATGACCGAACGATCCACGACGAGCGCGATGCAGAGCCGCCCGACGGCGCTGGTGACCGGGGCATCCGGCGGCATAGGCCGCGCGGTCTGTGTGGCGTTCGCGAGAGAGGGCTGGTGGGTCGGCAGTCACTATGGGGAGCGGCATGACGAGGCCCTGCTGACGCTGGAGGCGTTGCGGCGGGCAGGTGGCGAAGGCGCCCTCTATCAAGCCGATATTCGCCGGCGCGATCACGTCGACGCCATGGTTCAGGCCCTGTTGCGTGAGCGCCCCACCCTCTCCGCGGCAGTCTGCAATGCCGGCACGACGGGGAGCCACTTGGTCCTTCGCCATCCGGAGCAGGAATGGACGCGGATCATCGAGACGAACCTCACCGGAACCTTTCACTGTCTTCAAGCGATTGCCGGCGCCATGGGTCCGCAGGGAGGCGGAAGCATCCTCGTGGTCGGTTCCTTCGCAGCCTCGCAGGGGGCGGCAGGGCAAGCGGCGTATGCAGCCTCGAAAGCCGGTCTCATCGGCCTCGTCCGAAGCGCGGCGCGAGAATGGGCGGATCAAAAGATTCGCATCAACCTGGTCTACCCCGGCTGGAAGGCGACGAGGCTCGCCGGAAAAGCGATGCCGCACGAGGGGGCATTCAGCGATCACCTGCTGGGCCGCCCCTCAGACCTCGACGAGGTCGCGCAGGCTATCTGCTCGCTGGCGCAGTTGACGGGCACGTCGGGACAGATTTGGAACCTCGATAGCCGGATCGTGTGA
- the bioD gene encoding dethiobiotin synthase has protein sequence MRERPVTQGFFITGTDTAVGKTVVTTALLRRFRLNGLTVGAMKPVETGVVPGMESISDAARLRAAAEMPEGADEVNPYRFPTPLAPYDAARLAGVSIDPERMLRAFHRLTARYRPLLVEGAGGLLVPILPDWSMRDLLLALDLPVILVGRAMLGGVNHALLTLESLSCAGCRVEALVLTQPSPDNGPDARLQRESTVELLKTQAGVPVFGPVPYRPSLRTQWNETIEELAETTIFRSLADSLSAEK, from the coding sequence ATGAGAGAGCGTCCCGTGACACAGGGCTTCTTCATAACCGGAACAGACACAGCGGTGGGCAAGACCGTCGTCACGACGGCGCTACTCAGGCGCTTTCGTCTCAACGGGCTGACGGTCGGGGCGATGAAACCTGTGGAAACCGGCGTCGTCCCAGGTATGGAATCTATCAGCGATGCTGCGCGGCTTCGAGCCGCGGCTGAGATGCCTGAAGGAGCGGACGAGGTGAATCCCTATCGGTTCCCTACCCCGCTCGCCCCCTATGACGCCGCGAGGCTGGCCGGCGTGAGTATCGATCCCGAGCGCATGCTCCGGGCGTTCCATCGCCTCACGGCTCGATACCGGCCGCTTCTCGTGGAAGGAGCCGGCGGCCTGCTCGTCCCGATCCTGCCCGATTGGTCGATGCGGGATCTCCTGCTGGCGCTCGATCTTCCCGTGATTCTCGTCGGAAGAGCCATGCTGGGCGGAGTCAACCATGCGTTGCTCACGCTGGAAAGCTTGTCGTGCGCAGGCTGTCGCGTGGAGGCGTTGGTCCTCACTCAGCCATCTCCCGACAATGGGCCGGATGCGCGTTTGCAGCGGGAGTCGACGGTGGAATTGCTCAAGACTCAGGCGGGAGTGCCGGTATTCGGTCCGGTTCCCTATCGGCCGAGTCTTAGGACCCAGTGGAACGAGACGATCGAGGAGTTGGCGGAGACGACGATCTTCCGTTCCTTGGCTGACTCCCTCAGCGCAGAGAAGTAA
- the thiE gene encoding thiamine phosphate synthase gives MLDPSVRPDRPLTDVLKAAADQGVRLFQYRDKRATMRDAYRQAQALRRAAEETGSLLIINDRCDLAIAVDADGVHVGQDDLPVEQARKLVGPGKLVGLSTHNAEQVMAATSAAPDYIGFGPIFSTSTKADHDPLVGINGLRQARELTTLPIFAIGGITLKTVPDLLAAGADGVAVVSAILAAPDLQDALRGFLTSLR, from the coding sequence CTGCTCGATCCGTCCGTCCGCCCCGATCGTCCACTCACGGATGTTTTGAAAGCCGCCGCCGATCAGGGTGTCCGGCTGTTCCAGTATCGGGACAAACGGGCGACGATGAGGGATGCCTATCGACAGGCGCAGGCGCTGCGGCGTGCGGCGGAGGAAACAGGGAGTCTCTTAATCATTAACGACCGGTGCGACCTCGCGATCGCGGTCGATGCCGATGGGGTGCACGTGGGTCAGGACGATCTCCCGGTGGAGCAGGCCCGTAAGCTCGTCGGTCCAGGCAAGCTGGTCGGTTTGTCCACCCATAACGCGGAGCAAGTCATGGCGGCGACAAGCGCCGCGCCGGACTACATCGGCTTTGGGCCGATCTTTTCCACATCGACCAAAGCGGATCACGACCCGCTGGTAGGGATCAACGGACTCAGGCAGGCGCGCGAATTGACCACGCTGCCGATCTTTGCGATCGGGGGGATTACGCTGAAGACGGTTCCGGATCTTCTCGCCGCCGGCGCCGACGGCGTCGCGGTGGTCTCTGCAATTCTGGCTGCGCCGGACCTGCAGGACGCGCTGCGTGGGTTTCTTACTTCTCTGCGCTGA
- the accC gene encoding acetyl-CoA carboxylase biotin carboxylase subunit — protein sequence MFKKVLVANRGEIALRVIRACKELGIKTVAIHSEADAAGMHVRAADEHICVGPPEAALSYRNIPNVLSAAEVTGADAIHPGYGFLSENAHFAEVCESIGVKFIGPTSENIALMGDKSKAREVVAKRGLPVTPGSPGELRSEQDALEAAKSIGFPVIIKASAGGGGRGMRVVNKAEELARAFQAAQAEAKSTFGHDGVYLERYFLEPRHIEVQIIADNRGHVVHLGERDCSIQRRHQKLVEETPSPAVDERLRREIGRVAVEAVKAIHYRNVGTVEFLLDKDRNFFFMEVNTRIQVEHPITEMVTGIDLIKEQIRIAAGMALTFKQPDIKLNGHSFECRINAEDPEKFTPCPGQITKYSAPGGFGVRVDSAMEPNALVVPHYDSMIAKLITHGRDRQEAMARMRRALNEFVIEGIKTTIPLHKRIFSDPDFQKGYVSTTFLERFLANQSS from the coding sequence GTGTTCAAGAAAGTCTTGGTTGCCAATCGCGGAGAAATCGCCCTGCGGGTCATCCGGGCTTGCAAGGAACTCGGCATCAAGACGGTCGCCATCCATTCCGAGGCCGACGCCGCAGGAATGCACGTGCGCGCCGCCGACGAGCACATCTGCGTCGGTCCGCCGGAAGCCGCCCTCAGCTACCGCAACATTCCGAATGTGCTGAGCGCCGCCGAGGTGACGGGCGCGGATGCGATCCACCCCGGGTACGGCTTTCTATCAGAAAACGCCCACTTCGCCGAGGTGTGCGAGTCGATCGGCGTAAAATTCATCGGGCCGACGTCCGAAAACATCGCCCTCATGGGCGACAAGTCCAAAGCGCGGGAAGTCGTCGCCAAGCGCGGGCTTCCGGTCACGCCGGGCAGTCCGGGCGAGTTGCGGAGCGAACAGGATGCGCTCGAGGCGGCGAAGTCCATCGGCTTTCCCGTCATCATCAAGGCCTCGGCCGGCGGCGGCGGGCGCGGCATGCGGGTGGTCAACAAGGCCGAAGAATTGGCCCGTGCGTTTCAAGCCGCGCAGGCGGAGGCCAAATCGACCTTCGGCCACGACGGCGTCTATCTCGAACGGTACTTTCTCGAGCCGCGTCATATCGAGGTCCAAATCATTGCGGACAACCGGGGGCATGTCGTGCACCTCGGGGAACGCGATTGCTCCATCCAACGGCGCCATCAAAAGCTTGTCGAGGAAACTCCGTCCCCGGCGGTCGATGAGCGATTGCGCCGGGAAATCGGGCGGGTTGCGGTGGAGGCGGTAAAGGCCATCCACTATCGCAACGTGGGCACGGTGGAATTTCTGCTCGACAAGGACCGCAATTTCTTCTTCATGGAAGTAAACACCCGCATCCAGGTCGAACATCCGATTACAGAAATGGTGACCGGCATCGATCTGATCAAGGAACAGATCCGTATCGCCGCCGGAATGGCCCTGACCTTCAAGCAGCCAGACATCAAGCTGAACGGTCACAGTTTCGAGTGCCGCATTAATGCCGAAGATCCGGAAAAGTTCACGCCCTGTCCCGGTCAGATCACCAAATATTCCGCGCCGGGCGGATTCGGCGTACGCGTCGATTCCGCCATGGAGCCGAACGCGCTCGTCGTGCCCCACTATGATTCCATGATCGCCAAATTGATCACTCACGGCCGCGACCGCCAGGAAGCGATGGCGCGCATGCGCCGCGCCTTGAATGAGTTCGTGATCGAAGGCATCAAGACCACGATTCCCCTGCACAAGCGCATCTTCAGCGACCCGGATTTCCAGAAAGGGTACGTATCGACGACCTTTCTCGAACGGTTCCTCGCCAACCAATCCTCCTAA
- the accB gene encoding acetyl-CoA carboxylase biotin carboxyl carrier protein translates to MLHPDHATQIQQLVDLLKRNHLTELEIERGGIRVRVRHEPFVRSAPAHAAEPAHPTAAPLPHTTAPQAQAPADTAGQVTITSPIVGTFYRSPSPDADPYVEEGDYVKKGQVLCIVEAMKLMNEIESEVDGRITRILAESTKPVEYGQPLFLIDPNATA, encoded by the coding sequence CTGCTCCATCCCGACCATGCGACGCAGATCCAGCAGTTGGTGGATCTGCTCAAGCGGAACCACCTGACTGAGCTCGAAATCGAGCGCGGAGGAATCAGGGTCCGTGTGCGCCACGAACCGTTCGTCCGCTCGGCGCCTGCCCATGCCGCCGAACCGGCGCATCCGACGGCGGCTCCGCTCCCACATACCACGGCTCCGCAGGCGCAGGCACCCGCGGACACGGCCGGACAGGTCACCATCACCTCGCCGATCGTCGGCACGTTCTACCGCTCCCCGTCGCCGGACGCCGATCCCTATGTCGAAGAAGGGGATTATGTGAAGAAGGGCCAAGTCCTCTGTATCGTCGAAGCGATGAAGCTCATGAACGAGATCGAGTCGGAAGTGGATGGGCGCATCACGAGGATTCTGGCGGAAAGCACCAAGCCCGTCGAGTATGGCCAGCCACTGTTCCTCATCGATCCGAACGCCACAGCCTAG
- the efp gene encoding elongation factor P, with protein sequence MISTADFRNGSRLMVEGQPFYIVEFQHVKPGKGGAFVRTKLKSYLNGSVLDRTFRSGERFDEPDLEERDMQFLYATGDSYTFMDTESYEQFTYEKGQLGDNADLLKENMVAKILVYEHRPITVVLPTFIELKVVDAEPGVRGDTASGGSKPATVETGAIIKVPLYLEVGEMIRIDTRTRAFVERVR encoded by the coding sequence GTGATCTCGACCGCAGATTTTCGTAACGGCAGCCGCCTGATGGTGGAAGGTCAACCGTTTTACATCGTGGAATTCCAGCACGTGAAGCCCGGTAAGGGCGGGGCGTTCGTACGCACCAAGTTGAAGAGCTATTTGAACGGCAGCGTGCTGGATCGGACGTTTCGTTCAGGCGAGCGGTTCGACGAGCCGGATCTGGAAGAGCGGGATATGCAGTTCTTGTATGCCACCGGTGACTCGTATACGTTTATGGATACGGAGAGCTACGAACAATTCACGTATGAGAAGGGGCAATTGGGCGACAACGCGGATCTTCTGAAGGAGAACATGGTGGCTAAGATTCTCGTGTACGAGCATCGCCCCATCACCGTGGTCCTGCCCACGTTCATCGAACTCAAGGTCGTGGACGCCGAGCCGGGCGTGCGTGGAGATACGGCCTCCGGCGGCAGCAAGCCGGCGACTGTCGAGACCGGCGCGATCATCAAGGTTCCCCTTTATCTGGAGGTCGGCGAAATGATTCGTATCGACACCCGAACCAGAGCCTTCGTGGAGCGCGTGCGTTGA
- the aroQ gene encoding type II 3-dehydroquinate dehydratase — protein sequence MLRLLVLHGPNLNLLGTREQSIYGTTSLAAINEMIGRLARELGLTIETRQSNVEGELVTWIQQARGRFDGIVINPAGYTHTSVAIRDAIAAVSLPTVEVHLSNIHQREEFRHKSFIAGVALGQISGFGPSGYLLAIQGLAAHLAPTDAPRRTGTAVRKKTPRA from the coding sequence ATGCTGCGGCTCCTGGTGCTCCATGGCCCCAACCTGAATCTTCTGGGGACACGCGAACAATCGATTTATGGGACGACGTCCCTTGCGGCGATCAACGAGATGATCGGCCGCCTGGCCCGTGAACTGGGCCTCACGATTGAAACGCGGCAGTCGAACGTAGAAGGGGAATTGGTGACCTGGATTCAGCAGGCCAGGGGGCGGTTCGACGGTATCGTCATCAACCCGGCTGGGTACACCCATACGAGCGTGGCCATTCGCGATGCGATTGCCGCAGTCTCGCTGCCCACGGTAGAGGTGCATCTGAGCAACATTCATCAACGGGAAGAGTTCAGGCACAAGTCATTCATTGCCGGGGTGGCGTTGGGACAGATTTCAGGGTTCGGCCCCAGCGGGTACTTGTTGGCGATCCAGGGTTTGGCGGCTCATTTGGCGCCCACGGATGCGCCGCGCCGAACCGGTACCGCCGTCCGCAAAAAAACGCCTCGCGCATAA
- a CDS encoding tetratricopeptide repeat protein has translation MAASPRNNAETAAEIDRLATALAKDPKSKSFMPLAEAYIKAGMWAEASVVLEDGLKVYPGFVTAMAALGRVYDQLNQPVKAKAILEEVVKQSPDNLRAHRVLAKLYAAEGKADLALRSCGAILAVNAYDEEARSIKRMITGADEDDTPRAKRAKKRAALESKPEVTVEPKIDAEKEATADESAMAAASVPTAESPVSESLTPQESSIDTKAATIARLEAWLRAIQAKRVGRSVSF, from the coding sequence GTGGCTGCTTCACCGCGCAACAACGCCGAAACCGCCGCAGAGATCGACCGTCTTGCCACGGCCTTGGCGAAGGATCCCAAGTCCAAGTCCTTCATGCCGCTCGCCGAAGCCTATATCAAGGCGGGAATGTGGGCGGAAGCCTCCGTCGTGCTGGAAGACGGCCTCAAGGTTTACCCCGGGTTCGTGACAGCCATGGCCGCATTAGGCCGCGTCTACGACCAACTGAATCAACCGGTCAAAGCCAAGGCCATCCTCGAAGAAGTCGTCAAGCAAAGTCCCGACAATCTTCGCGCTCACCGTGTGCTGGCCAAGTTGTACGCCGCCGAAGGGAAAGCCGACCTCGCGTTGCGCTCCTGCGGCGCCATCCTCGCCGTCAACGCCTACGACGAAGAAGCGCGTTCGATCAAGCGAATGATCACCGGCGCCGACGAGGACGACACCCCCCGTGCCAAGCGGGCCAAGAAACGGGCGGCCCTTGAGAGCAAGCCGGAAGTGACGGTCGAGCCGAAGATCGACGCCGAGAAGGAGGCGACGGCCGACGAATCCGCGATGGCCGCCGCAAGCGTCCCGACGGCGGAGTCTCCCGTATCTGAATCCCTCACACCGCAGGAATCGTCCATCGACACCAAGGCCGCCACCATCGCGCGTCTCGAAGCATGGCTCCGCGCCATTCAAGCCAAACGCGTCGGCCGGTCCGTATCATTCTGA
- the coaBC gene encoding bifunctional phosphopantothenoylcysteine decarboxylase/phosphopantothenate--cysteine ligase CoaBC, whose amino-acid sequence MEPPVPSLTGVRLVLGVTGSIAAYKAVGLLRLLRREAAAVSVVMTAGARRFVTPLTFEVLSNAHVATDLFEAHQEMLHLSLPQQADAIVIAPATANTLAKAALGLADDLLSTMLLTATCPLLIAPAMDGDMWHHPSVREHVATLRKRGVVIVDPEEGPLASGKVGTGRLAEDGRILAAIQVALRPLRDWAGRRVLISAGPTQEAIDPVRFVSNRSSGKMGYAVAEAAVKRGASVVLVSGPTALDAPPGVERVSVVTAEEMRKALLSRFDWCDTAIMAAAVADFRPSRPAAQKLKKRRDAMTSLSLEPTEDILQELAGRRTGQTLVGFAAETEDLLAHTREKLHAKRVDLIVANDVSATGSGFGSDTNRVCLLDRTGGMVEVPLLTKREVADRILTRILELGAGPSRRADPPRGGGRRKD is encoded by the coding sequence GTGGAGCCTCCCGTCCCATCACTCACCGGTGTGCGCCTCGTGCTGGGCGTCACCGGGAGTATCGCGGCCTATAAGGCCGTGGGATTGCTCCGTCTCCTCCGTCGAGAGGCCGCCGCCGTGTCCGTCGTGATGACGGCGGGGGCTCGTCGTTTCGTGACTCCGCTGACGTTTGAAGTCCTCTCCAACGCCCACGTCGCCACCGATCTATTTGAAGCGCACCAGGAAATGTTGCATCTGAGTCTGCCGCAGCAGGCCGATGCGATTGTGATCGCACCGGCGACGGCCAATACGCTCGCCAAGGCCGCGCTCGGGTTGGCGGATGACCTCCTGTCGACCATGCTGCTCACGGCGACGTGTCCGCTGCTGATCGCGCCGGCGATGGACGGCGATATGTGGCACCATCCGTCGGTCAGGGAACATGTCGCGACACTTCGGAAGCGTGGAGTCGTGATCGTCGATCCCGAGGAAGGGCCCCTTGCCTCCGGCAAGGTTGGAACCGGGCGGCTCGCCGAGGACGGGCGGATATTGGCGGCGATCCAAGTTGCCCTCAGGCCCTTACGGGACTGGGCCGGGCGCCGTGTCCTGATCAGTGCCGGTCCCACTCAAGAAGCCATCGACCCGGTCAGATTCGTTTCGAACCGCTCCTCAGGAAAGATGGGGTACGCCGTGGCCGAAGCAGCCGTGAAACGGGGGGCCTCAGTCGTGTTGGTCTCCGGGCCCACGGCCCTCGATGCGCCGCCCGGTGTCGAGCGCGTGTCGGTGGTCACGGCCGAAGAGATGAGAAAAGCCCTTCTCAGCCGGTTCGACTGGTGTGACACGGCAATCATGGCGGCGGCGGTCGCCGATTTTCGCCCCAGCCGTCCGGCTGCGCAAAAGCTCAAGAAGCGGCGCGACGCTATGACCAGCCTCTCCCTGGAACCGACCGAGGACATCCTGCAGGAGCTGGCCGGTAGACGAACCGGCCAGACCCTGGTCGGGTTCGCTGCAGAAACAGAAGATCTCCTTGCCCATACGCGGGAAAAGCTGCATGCTAAACGTGTCGACCTGATCGTGGCCAACGATGTATCGGCTACAGGCTCCGGATTTGGGTCCGATACCAACCGGGTCTGCCTGCTCGATCGAACGGGTGGCATGGTCGAGGTACCGCTGCTCACCAAGCGCGAGGTGGCGGACCGAATCCTGACCCGCATACTGGAGTTAGGCGCCGGGCCTTCTCGACGCGCCGATCCTCCGCGAGGAGGAGGTCGGCGAAAGGATTAA
- a CDS encoding DNA-directed RNA polymerase subunit omega gives MVDMLSLLPEYTINQFDSRHRLVIVAAQRAKHLIQGAKAHGASRFNKETTVALDEVLRQEVKYLRGKEARDALKESKRVKEGETERMAMMTGEDAKEIKKELSVYVDDTAKPAAAPEAEE, from the coding sequence ATGGTTGACATGCTGTCACTGTTACCCGAATACACCATCAACCAATTCGATTCGCGGCACCGGTTGGTGATCGTCGCGGCCCAGCGAGCCAAGCATTTGATTCAAGGGGCCAAGGCGCATGGCGCGTCCCGCTTCAATAAGGAGACGACCGTCGCCTTGGACGAAGTGTTGCGCCAGGAAGTGAAGTACCTACGCGGGAAAGAAGCGCGGGATGCCTTGAAGGAGTCCAAGCGCGTGAAGGAAGGCGAAACCGAACGGATGGCGATGATGACCGGCGAGGATGCCAAGGAGATCAAGAAGGAATTGAGCGTCTACGTCGACGACACCGCCAAGCCTGCCGCCGCGCCGGAAGCCGAGGAATAA
- the gmk gene encoding guanylate kinase, which produces MSTNSNEKPSQVRRGILFIISAPSGTGKTTLCKQISATVPGLWHSVSYTTRKPRPGEVNGQEYFFTDETTFRQMIDRNEFVEWAHVYGNLYGTPRKALTDKMEQGIDVLLEIDVQGARTVKKKFEDAVYIFILPPSFDVLRTRLQTRAGDAPEEIQRRLQKAKEEVWSYREYYYIVRNDDLKQSLKELESIFLAERIKTKRLNMTWLEEKFILDKEGKQATTPTPSVAKESTQHG; this is translated from the coding sequence ATGAGTACAAACTCCAACGAGAAACCGTCACAGGTCCGACGGGGGATTCTCTTTATCATCTCGGCTCCTTCGGGAACGGGAAAGACCACGTTGTGTAAGCAAATTTCCGCCACCGTCCCGGGGCTCTGGCATTCCGTGTCCTACACGACCCGCAAGCCCAGACCGGGTGAGGTCAACGGCCAGGAGTATTTCTTCACCGATGAAACGACGTTCCGGCAAATGATCGACCGCAACGAGTTCGTCGAATGGGCCCATGTGTACGGTAATCTCTACGGCACGCCCCGCAAAGCGCTCACCGACAAGATGGAGCAGGGGATCGACGTCCTGCTCGAGATCGATGTGCAAGGTGCCAGGACCGTGAAAAAGAAATTCGAGGATGCCGTCTATATCTTCATCCTCCCGCCGTCGTTCGACGTCCTTCGCACCAGGCTTCAGACCCGCGCCGGCGACGCGCCGGAGGAGATTCAGCGGCGGCTGCAAAAGGCCAAGGAAGAAGTCTGGAGCTATCGCGAGTATTACTACATCGTCCGTAACGACGATTTGAAACAGTCGCTCAAGGAATTGGAAAGCATCTTCCTGGCCGAGCGGATCAAGACCAAACGTCTGAATATGACGTGGCTGGAAGAAAAGTTCATTCTCGACAAAGAGGGGAAGCAAGCCACCACGCCGACCCCCTCCGTAGCAAAGGAGTCCACGCAACATGGTTGA
- a CDS encoding YicC family protein, which translates to MTGYGKRETAVKDTTIIVELRSVNHRFLEVAVKLPRALAAFEDQVRKAVQQRCLRGRVDVTVSIQNGRGGAKSIELDAGLAKQYHQALKKLQKTLGLKGGIDLSVMAGFRDILSLTDQPLVADDCGPTMLKTLGQALGDLEKMRTREGLALSKDLEGRLKTIGAAKETVAQRAPKLAQEAFDRMKERVQALLGSELPDLPRLHQELAVFADRSDISEELVRLESHMLQFDHSLKSKESIGKTLEFLLQEMGREVNTIGSKANDAAIAALVVQMKAELEKLREQVQNVE; encoded by the coding sequence ATGACCGGATATGGCAAGCGAGAGACGGCCGTCAAGGACACGACCATTATCGTGGAGTTGCGATCCGTCAACCATCGATTTTTGGAGGTGGCCGTCAAATTGCCTCGCGCACTGGCCGCCTTCGAAGATCAAGTGCGAAAGGCCGTTCAACAGCGTTGCCTGCGTGGACGAGTCGACGTGACCGTGTCAATCCAGAACGGGCGCGGCGGCGCCAAATCCATTGAATTGGATGCCGGTCTAGCCAAGCAGTATCACCAGGCCTTAAAAAAGCTGCAAAAGACGCTGGGACTCAAAGGTGGAATCGACCTTTCCGTCATGGCTGGCTTCCGGGACATTTTGTCCTTGACCGACCAGCCGTTGGTCGCCGACGACTGTGGGCCCACCATGCTGAAGACTCTGGGGCAAGCCCTGGGCGATCTGGAAAAAATGCGGACCAGAGAGGGCTTGGCCCTGTCGAAGGACCTTGAGGGGCGCCTCAAAACCATAGGCGCAGCTAAGGAAACCGTAGCGCAACGGGCTCCGAAGCTGGCGCAGGAGGCCTTCGACCGGATGAAGGAACGCGTGCAGGCCCTGTTGGGGAGCGAGCTCCCGGATCTGCCTCGCCTGCACCAGGAACTGGCCGTGTTTGCCGATCGCTCGGACATTTCAGAAGAATTGGTCAGACTTGAGTCACATATGCTACAGTTCGACCACAGTCTCAAAAGCAAGGAGTCGATCGGCAAGACGCTGGAGTTTTTGCTCCAGGAAATGGGGCGGGAAGTGAACACCATTGGATCGAAGGCCAACGATGCCGCCATCGCAGCCTTGGTCGTGCAGATGAAGGCGGAACTGGAAAAACTGCGGGAACAGGTTCAAAATGTCGAATAA
- the nth gene encoding endonuclease III, whose product MTPVVRQRSARAPRNARAGRIFTTLCSTAPRVKVELDHANAWELLVATILSAQCTDQRVNQVTPALFRRYRTPSQLASAVPNELEALIRPTGFYKAKARNLIRCAQAVVERFDGTVPQEMEALTSLPGVGRKTANVILGNAFGKPAIVVDTHVKRVASRLGLTTHTDPTKIELDLQAQFPQKDWTEGSQRLLLHGRYVCLARKPKCGACSIYDDCEWKGKLPR is encoded by the coding sequence ATGACACCAGTTGTACGCCAGCGGTCCGCTCGCGCGCCCCGAAATGCCCGGGCCGGCCGTATTTTCACGACGCTCTGTTCGACAGCTCCCCGGGTCAAGGTCGAACTGGATCACGCGAACGCCTGGGAGTTATTGGTGGCCACGATCCTGTCCGCCCAATGCACGGATCAACGGGTCAACCAGGTGACGCCGGCGCTGTTCCGCCGCTATCGTACCCCATCCCAATTGGCCTCGGCTGTACCGAACGAACTGGAAGCACTGATCCGACCCACGGGCTTTTATAAAGCCAAAGCCAGAAATCTCATCCGTTGCGCGCAGGCGGTGGTTGAGCGCTTCGATGGCACTGTGCCCCAGGAGATGGAGGCCCTGACTTCATTGCCGGGAGTTGGTCGTAAGACCGCCAACGTCATCCTGGGCAACGCATTTGGGAAACCGGCAATCGTCGTCGATACGCATGTGAAACGAGTTGCGTCGCGTCTTGGCCTCACCACCCACACCGACCCGACGAAAATCGAACTCGATCTCCAAGCCCAGTTTCCGCAGAAGGATTGGACCGAAGGGTCCCAGCGTCTGTTGTTGCACGGGCGCTATGTCTGTCTGGCGCGCAAGCCGAAGTGCGGAGCCTGCTCGATCTACGACGACTGTGAATGGAAGGGGAAACTGCCGCGATGA